The nucleotide sequence GCGAGGTGCCAGAAGCTACGCCCAGCACCTCGTGCGCATTGGAGTGGTAGTGGTGGAAGTCATAGACGGTGTACCGCCAGCGCGCCGGCCAGCCATTCGCGGTGAACAGCTTCTCCAGCGCGCTCGCCTTGTCCCCTTCCAGCGTCACGCCGCGATAGACGAGCGTGGGCAAGCGGCTGTTCGGCGTCATCCCGTCATCCTTGAACAGCAGCCGCTCAGGTGATGCCGCCTGCTGCACCTTCGACGTGGACGGTTGGAGTGTCGTCTGTGTCATGCCCGGAGCTCCCAGCAGGAAGGTGGTGGCCAGGGCGCCGCGAAGCAACCGGCGCTGAAGTCGCGTCATCGCCTCACTCCTGGGTGGGGGCCGCGGTGGGCCCCGGCACCTGCTTGCCTCGGTGCCACACCGACTCGATGCGGGAGAGGTCGTCGATGTTCGTCGAAGGGTTCCCCTGCACCACCACCAGGTCCGCCCGCCGCCCCGCTTCGATGACGCCCCGGTCCTTCAACCCCAGCAACTCCGCCGCGTTCGCCGTGGCCATCTGGATGGCCTGCAACGGCGTGAGGCCCGCCTCCGTGAGCAGCTTCAGCTCGCGGTGCTCGGCGAAACCCGGGATGCGCACGGGCGTGGCGCCGGAGTCCGTGCCGAAGCCAATCCGGACGCCCGCGTCGTGGAGCGTCTTCACGTTCTTCAGGTTGATGGTCAGCGCCTGCTTGTTCACCGGCGCGGTCTTCCCGTCCTCCAGCACGCTGGCGCGCCACGCCGGGTCATCCAACTGGCGCGCCAGGTCGGGTGACAGCGCGCGGCGGAAGAAGGGGTCGGCCATCCACGCCGGTCCCTCGGCGTAGATGTAGAACGACTCATTGAGGCCCAACGTGGGGATGTACCAGGTGCCCCGCGCCTTCATCGCGTCCACGAGCTCCGCGTCCACCTCCCTGTCGCGAACGCCGTGCGCGAGCACATCCACCCCCGCCGCGACCAGGCG is from Myxococcus virescens and encodes:
- a CDS encoding cupin domain-containing protein; the encoded protein is MTRLQRRLLRGALATTFLLGAPGMTQTTLQPSTSKVQQAASPERLLFKDDGMTPNSRLPTLVYRGVTLEGDKASALEKLFTANGWPARWRYTVYDFHHYHSNAHEVLGVASGTSRLKLGGESGQEVTVQAGDVLVLPAGTGHRRLEASGDFLVVGGYPEGTGDYDLQRPEKATHDASVQRIAQVPLPGADPVTGKQGVWSSAWKP